In Pedobacter sp. SL55, the following proteins share a genomic window:
- a CDS encoding RagB/SusD family nutrient uptake outer membrane protein, protein MKKLIKISAICVAVFIASCKDTLDFDPRQSIDSSTALNSVDNIRSAITGAYVPLKSTNLYGNRMITLGDALSDNGRSTNKSGRLVNEARNQLGSHYSHWATCYNAINRVNTILEAIPLFNGSGVTEETKKGWIAELKFLRAFYHFELVKAYAYIPGATVASKDFGGVPILLTPIKTGDEALASKPARDSQTAVYAQIYKDLDDAIVDLPVLANNPNRATKEAARAVYSRVALYIKDYQKCIDMSSEVILTRGTRLSTTGTYVAGWSSVIHPESLFEVAFAANNENIGVNESLQTAFTTLVARGDRSRQGGFGDLVPTSTLLTALGITNTGNGTSSAAITARSSDVRNQLFELGNTFRGSPFIECTKFIGKNGFPNLDNVPVIRVAEMYLNRAEAYASLPTPNLPAALADINTIRTNRGLSASAALLQPATITEVLLQRRLEFAFEGLRFFDLKRLGLDIFKPVTSTTVSFTDNVILPGIPQSDIDGNTNLKQNLGY, encoded by the coding sequence GTTGCCGTATTCATTGCATCTTGTAAAGATACTTTGGATTTCGATCCGCGACAATCAATAGATTCTTCTACAGCACTAAATTCTGTAGACAATATTCGTTCTGCTATAACTGGCGCTTATGTACCATTAAAATCGACAAATTTATATGGTAATAGGATGATCACGTTAGGGGACGCTTTGTCAGATAATGGACGGTCGACCAACAAATCAGGTAGGCTAGTAAATGAAGCACGTAATCAACTAGGCAGTCATTATTCGCACTGGGCTACCTGCTACAACGCTATAAATAGAGTAAATACGATATTAGAGGCAATTCCTCTTTTTAACGGTAGCGGAGTAACTGAAGAAACAAAAAAAGGATGGATTGCCGAGCTTAAATTTTTAAGGGCTTTCTATCATTTCGAATTGGTAAAAGCCTATGCCTACATACCTGGCGCTACCGTTGCTAGCAAGGACTTTGGTGGAGTTCCAATCTTGTTAACCCCAATTAAAACTGGAGATGAAGCATTAGCTTCTAAGCCAGCTAGAGACAGCCAAACTGCTGTTTATGCACAGATTTATAAAGATTTAGATGATGCAATCGTAGATTTGCCTGTGTTGGCAAATAATCCTAATAGAGCCACAAAAGAGGCGGCTAGAGCTGTTTATTCTAGGGTAGCATTGTATATTAAAGATTATCAAAAGTGTATTGATATGTCCTCAGAAGTAATCTTGACACGGGGTACAAGGCTATCAACTACCGGTACTTATGTTGCAGGTTGGTCAAGTGTTATACATCCAGAATCTTTATTTGAAGTAGCATTTGCTGCTAACAACGAAAATATCGGTGTAAACGAATCGCTACAAACGGCCTTTACCACATTGGTAGCTAGAGGAGATAGAAGCAGACAAGGCGGTTTTGGAGATTTAGTGCCAACGTCAACCTTATTAACCGCTTTGGGTATTACAAATACAGGTAACGGAACGTCTTCTGCTGCTATTACTGCTCGATCTAGTGATGTAAGAAATCAATTGTTTGAATTGGGTAATACGTTTAGAGGAAGTCCATTTATTGAGTGCACTAAATTTATTGGAAAAAATGGATTTCCAAACTTAGACAATGTTCCTGTAATTAGGGTTGCAGAGATGTACTTAAATAGAGCTGAAGCTTACGCTTCTTTACCAACGCCAAACTTACCAGCGGCTCTAGCAGATATCAATACTATAAGAACCAATAGAGGTCTAAGTGCGTCAGCCGCTTTACTGCAACCCGCAACAATTACAGAAGTATTATTGCAAAGAAGGTTAGAGTTTGCTTTCGAAGGATTGAGATTTTTCGATTTAAAAAGATTGGGGTTAGATATTTTTAAACCTGTTACCTCTACTACAGTTAGTTTTACCGATAACGTAATTCTACCAGGTATTCCGCAGTCTGATATTGATGGTAATACAAATCTTAAACAGAATCTTGGCTATTAA
- a CDS encoding DUF4843 domain-containing protein: protein MKNIKLCTIFLGLTVLLLSSCIKNELITFENTVIEFDAATYNAKASGQVYPLLTRVPGYGRATRTAAVAATTLSPAAPADPLLTRSSGTVNFRVNLVGPQRNEPITLNYRVVASGTTAVANVHYTTGTSVTIPANSSFGEVSVQILNPGVASATPVILILELQETEAVKVSENFKTIGLSIAQN, encoded by the coding sequence ATGAAGAATATAAAATTATGCACCATATTTTTGGGCTTAACGGTGTTGTTGTTGAGTTCATGCATTAAAAATGAACTTATCACTTTTGAAAATACTGTTATAGAATTTGATGCTGCGACTTACAACGCTAAAGCTTCTGGTCAGGTTTATCCATTATTGACTAGGGTTCCAGGTTATGGCAGGGCAACTAGAACTGCAGCAGTAGCTGCAACAACCCTGAGCCCGGCGGCTCCTGCAGACCCATTGTTAACAAGATCATCTGGCACGGTAAATTTTAGGGTAAATTTAGTAGGTCCTCAAAGAAACGAGCCTATAACGCTTAACTACAGAGTGGTGGCATCAGGAACTACCGCGGTTGCTAATGTACATTATACCACTGGAACTTCAGTTACAATTCCAGCTAACTCTTCTTTTGGCGAAGTTTCTGTTCAAATTTTAAATCCAGGAGTTGCGTCCGCAACTCCCGTTATCTTGATTTTGGAGCTGCAAGAAACTGAAGCAGTTAAAGTAAGCGAAAATTTCAAGACCATTGGTTTATCTATAGCTCAAAACTAA
- a CDS encoding DoxX family protein produces the protein MAIFDTLGKYRNTGLLILRVGLGAMMMVHGLPKIMGGPDMWTGLGGSMKVIGISFLPTFWGLMAALAEGMGGFLLLLGLFFRPVNMLLAFTMLIAALVHLGKGEGIMGASHAIEVGIVFFSLIFIGPGKYSVDGK, from the coding sequence ATGGCAATCTTCGACACACTAGGCAAATATCGTAATACTGGTTTATTAATTTTAAGAGTTGGTTTAGGCGCCATGATGATGGTGCACGGACTTCCCAAAATTATGGGTGGGCCCGATATGTGGACTGGCCTTGGCGGCAGCATGAAAGTGATCGGCATCAGCTTTTTGCCTACTTTTTGGGGCTTAATGGCAGCGCTAGCCGAAGGTATGGGAGGTTTTCTACTTTTGTTGGGCTTGTTCTTCCGCCCGGTAAACATGCTGTTAGCATTTACCATGCTGATAGCAGCTTTAGTTCACCTTGGCAAAGGCGAAGGCATTATGGGCGCTTCTCATGCCATTGAGGTTGGCATCGTATTTTTTAGTTTGATATTTATTGGGCCGGGGAAGTATAGTGTGGATGGGAAGTAA
- a CDS encoding DUF86 domain-containing protein, which yields MSKRDTLLLLEDMLQYAQKIKLYTKGFDYDSFLADNKTVDAVVRNFEIIGEAANRIDEDFRNNNPEIEWKRIRGFRNRIVHDYFGIDYAIVWNIIESYINELIDWLENLIDDNQAK from the coding sequence ATGTCTAAGAGAGATACGCTGCTTTTATTGGAAGATATGCTGCAATATGCTCAGAAAATAAAACTATACACTAAAGGATTTGATTACGATTCGTTCTTAGCAGATAACAAAACTGTTGATGCGGTAGTGAGGAACTTTGAGATTATCGGCGAGGCTGCAAACCGGATAGATGAAGATTTTAGAAATAATAATCCAGAAATTGAATGGAAGAGGATAAGAGGCTTTCGCAATCGAATTGTTCATGATTATTTTGGGATTGATTATGCAATTGTCTGGAATATCATAGAATCCTACATCAATGAACTCATAGACTGGCTTGAAAATCTAATCGATGATAACCAAGCCAAATAA
- a CDS encoding nucleotidyltransferase family protein, giving the protein MKTLQEIKDILNQHRKNLFSEYPLKSIAIFGSYSRAEQNQSSDLDILVEFSDPIGIRFIDLADDLEALIGMKVDIVSKKGVKAKYLESIVKDLIYV; this is encoded by the coding sequence ATGAAGACACTGCAAGAGATAAAAGATATTTTAAACCAGCATAGGAAAAATCTATTTAGCGAATACCCACTAAAGTCGATAGCTATTTTTGGTTCATATTCTCGTGCTGAGCAAAACCAAAGCAGCGATTTAGATATTCTCGTCGAATTTTCAGACCCTATTGGTATAAGATTCATCGATCTAGCCGACGATTTAGAGGCGCTTATTGGAATGAAGGTTGACATAGTCTCAAAGAAAGGCGTTAAGGCAAAATATTTAGAATCAATTGTTAAAGATTTAATATATGTCTAA
- a CDS encoding LD-carboxypeptidase produces MIKQPPYLKKGDKIAIVCPAKKLPKPIDVGIEILQSWGLEVILGDTVTAEHHQFSGTDELRAKDIQQFLDDPSIKAIIAGRGGYGTIRIIDELDFTAFNENPKWLVGFSDITILLSHVFAALNTQSIHGQMPYTFEESLLPML; encoded by the coding sequence ATGATTAAACAGCCACCATACCTAAAAAAGGGCGATAAGATTGCAATTGTATGTCCAGCCAAGAAATTGCCTAAACCTATTGATGTAGGAATTGAGATTTTACAAAGCTGGGGATTGGAAGTAATTTTAGGAGACACCGTTACCGCAGAGCACCATCAATTTTCTGGTACAGATGAGCTCAGAGCCAAAGATATCCAGCAGTTTTTAGACGATCCATCAATTAAGGCAATCATTGCTGGCCGTGGTGGTTACGGTACGATCCGCATTATCGATGAGTTAGATTTTACTGCATTTAACGAAAACCCCAAATGGTTAGTGGGCTTTAGCGATATCACGATTTTGCTTTCTCACGTTTTTGCGGCATTAAATACACAAAGCATCCACGGACAAATGCCATACACCTTCGAAGAAAGCTTACTCCCGATGCTTTAG
- the metG gene encoding methionine--tRNA ligase, whose protein sequence is MDNSKFKRYTVTAALPYTNGPVHIGHLAGVYLPADIYVRYLRSNKRDVKFICGSDENGVPITLKAKREGITPQEVVDKYHKIIGDSFKEFGISFDIYHRTSSLTHHQTASDFFEKLYEDGVFTEEVTEQYYDEKAQSFLADRYITGTCPKCGNENAYGDQCESCGSTLNATDLINPKSTLSGEPPVMRETKNWFLPLDKYEDKLRTYIESHKEWRPNVYGQCQSWLNAGLQPRAMTRDLDWGVKVPVKGADGKVLYVWFDAPIGYISATKELANYAKLDVWNPKAEEYYIDQKSVSKFEYEEYWKSEDAKLVHFIGKDNIVFHCIIFPAMLMAHGEFTLADNVPANEFLNLEGQKISTSKNWAVWLNEYLVEFPEKQDILRYVLTATAPETKDNDFTWKDFQARNNNELVAIFGNFVNRVTVLTHKYFDGKVPTCMELTDIDNAVIEELKAYPAKISASIENYRFREALTEVMNVARLGNKYLADTEPWKLIKTDEDRVRTILNIALQIAANLEILIEPFLPFTADKLQKMLNYGGHAWEEAGSVSLLKRGHQINEPILLFSKIEDAEVQAQIDKLNNSKAQNEAANATVVPAKENVTFEQFGAMDIRVATIVAAEKVEKTKKLLKLTLDTGLDQRIVVSGIAEYYKPEEIIGQQVSLLANLAPREIKGIVSQGMILMAEDAQGKLSFVSPTQASTNGGVVR, encoded by the coding sequence TTGGATAACAGTAAATTTAAAAGATATACCGTAACGGCAGCTTTGCCTTACACCAATGGTCCGGTGCATATTGGTCATTTAGCGGGCGTTTATTTACCTGCCGATATTTATGTGCGTTACCTCCGCTCTAACAAAAGAGACGTAAAATTCATTTGCGGTTCTGATGAAAACGGGGTGCCTATCACGCTTAAAGCGAAAAGAGAAGGCATTACTCCACAGGAAGTGGTAGATAAATACCATAAAATCATTGGCGATTCTTTTAAAGAGTTCGGGATTTCTTTTGATATCTACCACCGTACTTCGTCGTTAACACACCACCAAACAGCATCAGATTTTTTTGAGAAGCTATATGAGGATGGCGTTTTTACGGAAGAAGTTACCGAACAATATTACGACGAGAAAGCGCAATCTTTCTTAGCAGATCGTTACATTACCGGTACTTGCCCTAAGTGTGGCAACGAAAATGCTTATGGCGACCAATGCGAAAGCTGTGGCAGTACCTTAAACGCCACGGATTTAATCAATCCAAAATCGACTTTGTCTGGAGAGCCACCAGTGATGCGTGAAACCAAGAACTGGTTTTTACCGTTGGATAAGTACGAAGATAAATTAAGAACTTACATCGAAAGCCATAAAGAATGGCGACCAAATGTGTACGGACAGTGCCAAAGTTGGTTAAACGCGGGTTTACAGCCAAGGGCGATGACTAGAGATTTGGACTGGGGGGTAAAAGTGCCCGTAAAAGGTGCGGATGGCAAAGTATTGTACGTGTGGTTCGATGCGCCAATCGGCTACATTTCTGCTACTAAGGAATTGGCTAATTATGCTAAACTGGATGTTTGGAATCCTAAGGCCGAGGAATATTACATCGACCAAAAAAGTGTAAGCAAATTTGAATACGAGGAGTATTGGAAAAGTGAAGATGCCAAATTAGTGCACTTCATCGGTAAGGATAACATTGTTTTCCATTGTATCATTTTCCCTGCCATGTTAATGGCGCATGGCGAGTTTACGCTGGCGGATAATGTGCCTGCTAACGAATTCCTAAACTTAGAAGGTCAAAAAATATCGACCTCTAAAAACTGGGCAGTTTGGTTAAACGAATATTTGGTAGAGTTCCCAGAGAAACAAGATATTTTGCGTTACGTGTTAACGGCTACCGCTCCAGAAACTAAGGACAACGATTTTACTTGGAAAGATTTTCAGGCAAGAAATAACAATGAGTTGGTGGCAATTTTCGGCAATTTCGTGAACCGTGTAACCGTACTTACCCACAAATATTTCGATGGTAAAGTGCCAACTTGCATGGAGCTAACCGATATCGATAATGCGGTAATTGAAGAACTGAAAGCATATCCAGCTAAGATCAGTGCTTCTATTGAAAACTATCGCTTTAGGGAGGCTTTAACAGAGGTGATGAACGTAGCTAGATTGGGTAACAAATACTTGGCAGATACCGAGCCTTGGAAATTGATTAAAACGGATGAAGATAGAGTAAGAACTATCTTGAATATAGCTTTGCAAATTGCTGCTAATTTGGAGATTTTGATTGAGCCGTTTTTGCCATTTACTGCCGATAAATTGCAGAAGATGTTGAACTATGGAGGTCATGCTTGGGAAGAAGCCGGTTCGGTAAGTTTGTTGAAACGCGGTCATCAGATTAATGAACCAATTTTGTTGTTCAGCAAAATTGAAGATGCAGAAGTGCAGGCGCAAATTGACAAGCTGAACAATAGCAAAGCACAAAACGAAGCAGCAAATGCTACCGTTGTGCCAGCTAAAGAGAACGTAACTTTCGAGCAATTTGGTGCTATGGATATCCGAGTAGCTACCATTGTGGCCGCCGAAAAAGTAGAAAAAACTAAAAAACTGCTAAAGCTCACTTTAGATACAGGTTTAGATCAGCGTATAGTTGTTTCGGGTATTGCCGAGTATTACAAACCAGAAGAAATTATTGGTCAGCAGGTAAGTTTGTTGGCTAACTTGGCTCCAAGAGAAATCAAAGGTATTGTTTCGCAAGGCATGATTTTAATGGCCGAAGATGCGCAAGGGAAATTGAGCTTTGTTAGTCCAACGCAGGCTAGTACTAATGGTGGGGTAGTGAGGTAA
- a CDS encoding endonuclease domain-containing protein: protein MDISINDYLIKSSPKPNLPYNPKLKERAKALRYAENLPEVLFWMQVSKKRFHGLDFDRQRIIGNYIVDFYVKQLGLVIEIDGKSHDFSGSYDEQREKYLTSLGLKVYRITVNDILKRMVFVLTGLENYIVQNYK from the coding sequence ATGGACATCAGTATAAATGATTACCTTATCAAATCATCACCCAAACCAAATCTTCCCTATAATCCAAAATTAAAAGAGAGAGCAAAAGCCTTACGTTACGCAGAAAATCTCCCCGAAGTGTTATTTTGGATGCAGGTTAGTAAGAAACGTTTTCATGGCTTAGACTTCGATAGGCAACGTATAATAGGAAATTATATCGTTGATTTCTATGTCAAACAGTTGGGCTTAGTTATTGAAATAGATGGAAAAAGTCATGACTTTAGTGGTAGCTATGATGAACAGCGAGAAAAATACCTTACTTCTCTAGGACTAAAAGTTTATCGCATTACTGTCAATGATATATTAAAGCGTATGGTTTTTGTATTGACTGGACTCGAAAATTACATTGTTCAAAATTATAAATGA
- a CDS encoding mechanosensitive ion channel family protein, with the protein MELNNYLRDFSRASLHLFKSLGLSANAAAIFNALFLLILAVTATYIVYYVVWRILRLIFIQTIRKTDVKIFETLLVHKAPHYVSLIAPLVVLYLTIPIAFHDYPQLNKLLLGLCDIYLVMVVVWVIMSAIKAGADLLKEKPGFKGKPIDSYLQVIRILLYLFGTVVLFSNLTGKSPIAFFTAMGAISAVLLLMFKDTIMGFVASIQVTTNDIVRIGDWITMPKYGADGDILEINLTTVKVQNFDKTITTIPTYALISDSFQNWRGMRQSGGRRIKRAINIKQSSIRFLKEAELAEFEKIQVISSYIQHRQKDIEKHNNRVNADKSLLINGRNLTNAGLFRKYIDSYISNHSGTNKRMNIMVRQLAPTAQGLPLEIYVFANTIVWAEYEHIMADIFDHLIAAAPYFGLQIYEAEGAGDVKQLEMLNLSKL; encoded by the coding sequence ATGGAGTTAAACAATTACTTGCGAGATTTCAGCCGTGCCAGTTTACATTTGTTTAAAAGTCTAGGTTTATCGGCTAATGCCGCTGCAATATTTAATGCATTATTCTTATTAATATTGGCTGTTACCGCTACCTACATTGTTTATTACGTGGTTTGGCGCATACTCAGGTTAATTTTTATTCAAACCATCCGAAAAACGGATGTCAAGATATTCGAGACATTATTGGTGCACAAAGCGCCTCATTATGTGTCGCTCATTGCGCCGTTGGTGGTGCTTTATCTTACCATACCAATCGCCTTTCATGATTATCCTCAGCTAAACAAATTACTTTTAGGGCTTTGCGATATCTATTTGGTAATGGTGGTGGTATGGGTAATCATGTCTGCGATTAAAGCAGGTGCCGACCTACTCAAAGAAAAACCTGGCTTTAAAGGCAAGCCAATTGATAGCTACCTGCAGGTAATTCGCATTTTACTATACTTATTCGGTACAGTGGTGTTATTCTCTAACCTCACGGGCAAATCGCCGATAGCTTTTTTTACCGCCATGGGGGCGATATCAGCTGTGCTGTTGCTAATGTTTAAGGATACCATTATGGGTTTTGTAGCTAGCATTCAGGTTACCACCAACGATATTGTACGTATTGGCGATTGGATTACCATGCCTAAATACGGTGCCGATGGAGATATTTTAGAGATTAACCTCACTACAGTAAAAGTGCAAAATTTTGATAAAACCATTACCACTATTCCTACCTATGCGCTTATTTCTGATTCTTTTCAGAATTGGCGAGGCATGCGGCAGTCTGGTGGGCGAAGAATTAAACGAGCCATCAATATCAAGCAGTCGAGTATCCGTTTCTTAAAAGAGGCAGAATTGGCCGAATTTGAAAAAATACAGGTGATCAGTTCTTATATCCAGCATAGGCAAAAGGATATTGAAAAACATAACAACCGTGTAAATGCAGATAAAAGCTTGCTGATTAACGGTAGAAACTTAACCAATGCCGGCCTGTTTCGTAAATACATAGACAGTTACATTTCTAACCATTCGGGTACCAATAAGCGAATGAATATTATGGTGCGGCAGTTGGCTCCTACGGCACAGGGTTTGCCTCTTGAAATTTATGTGTTTGCCAATACCATTGTTTGGGCAGAGTATGAACACATTATGGCCGATATTTTTGACCATCTGATAGCGGCTGCACCTTACTTTGGTTTGCAGATTTACGAAGCAGAGGGAGCAGGAGATGTGAAGCAGTTAGAGATGTTAAATTTATCTAAGCTGTGA
- a CDS encoding glycoside hydrolase family 10 protein codes for MPYSQLKYTFSFALLLNVFFASNLNAQQEVKIAPKREFRGVWVASVTNIDWPSRQGLTADQQKQELIAILEQHKKTGLNAIILQIRPTADALYAKSREPWSHWLMGKQGLAPAAGYDPLAFAIRECHERGMELHAWFNPYRATMSANAVTHPDHITNKRPELFYRYGGQILFDPGIPENRAYITQVILDVVKGYDIDGVHFDDYFYPYRIAGQTIKDSATFEKYANGFTKIDDWRRNNVDLLVKMVNDSVHHYKKHVKFGISPFGIWRNFREDTLGSKTNGLSNYGELYADSRKWVKEGWVDYINPQIYFSFSRAAAPFQVLLDWWDKNTYGRHLYIGQAAYLIHNGKTKREAAWAKPNEIPNQIRAVRASNRVQGSIYFSSKSLSTVAKGLTDSLRNDFYKYPALPPLMPWIDDIAPNEPQNLTAEATADGVQLKWTKPLKAKDGETVSGYVVYRFAEGEKIDILDAKNIVKIVFLDYPFFLDTNVEKGKRYSYLVTALDRIKNESEASGPIGVEAK; via the coding sequence ATGCCCTATTCCCAATTAAAGTACACCTTTTCTTTCGCTCTTTTGCTCAATGTATTTTTTGCTTCCAATTTAAACGCTCAACAGGAGGTAAAAATTGCGCCGAAGCGAGAGTTTCGTGGCGTTTGGGTGGCTAGCGTAACCAATATAGATTGGCCCTCTAGGCAGGGTTTAACTGCAGACCAGCAAAAGCAAGAGCTTATTGCTATTTTAGAGCAGCATAAAAAAACTGGGCTAAATGCAATTATCTTACAAATTAGGCCTACTGCCGATGCCCTTTATGCAAAATCTAGGGAACCTTGGAGCCACTGGTTAATGGGGAAGCAAGGTTTGGCTCCAGCAGCCGGCTATGATCCTTTAGCATTTGCCATTAGAGAATGCCACGAGCGGGGCATGGAGCTTCACGCTTGGTTTAACCCTTACAGAGCCACCATGTCTGCCAATGCGGTAACACACCCAGACCATATTACCAATAAAAGGCCAGAGTTGTTTTATCGCTACGGTGGCCAAATTCTTTTTGATCCGGGTATTCCCGAAAATAGAGCATACATTACCCAGGTTATACTTGATGTAGTAAAAGGTTACGATATAGATGGGGTACATTTTGATGATTACTTTTACCCCTACCGTATAGCGGGGCAAACCATTAAAGACAGTGCAACTTTTGAAAAATACGCCAATGGCTTTACCAAAATTGACGATTGGAGAAGAAACAACGTAGATTTATTAGTAAAGATGGTAAACGATAGCGTGCATCATTACAAAAAGCATGTGAAGTTTGGCATTAGCCCTTTCGGGATTTGGAGAAACTTTAGGGAAGATACCCTTGGCTCTAAAACCAATGGCCTATCTAACTACGGAGAGCTTTACGCCGATTCTAGAAAATGGGTTAAAGAAGGATGGGTAGATTACATCAATCCGCAAATTTATTTCTCTTTTTCTCGTGCTGCGGCGCCGTTTCAAGTGTTGTTAGATTGGTGGGATAAAAACACCTACGGCAGGCATTTATATATTGGACAGGCAGCCTATCTTATCCACAATGGTAAAACAAAACGAGAAGCCGCATGGGCAAAACCTAACGAAATTCCCAACCAAATTAGGGCCGTTAGAGCGAGTAACCGAGTGCAGGGAAGCATTTATTTTAGCTCTAAATCGCTATCAACGGTTGCCAAAGGTTTAACAGATTCATTAAGAAATGATTTCTACAAATATCCGGCACTACCTCCCCTAATGCCTTGGATAGATGACATAGCGCCAAATGAACCACAGAATTTAACGGCCGAAGCCACTGCAGACGGAGTGCAGCTAAAGTGGACAAAGCCGCTGAAAGCCAAAGATGGCGAAACGGTTTCGGGCTACGTGGTGTATAGGTTTGCTGAAGGCGAAAAGATTGATATACTGGATGCCAAAAATATAGTAAAGATTGTTTTTTTAGACTATCCTTTTTTCTTAGACACCAATGTTGAAAAAGGAAAACGCTACAGCTATCTCGTTACTGCTTTAGATAGAATTAAGAATGAAAGCGAGGCTAGCGGACCAATTGGCGTAGAGGCGAAGTAG
- a CDS encoding Gfo/Idh/MocA family protein: protein MNRRNLLKTLSFAAGASLISTEVLAKVGERSFLYNIPDNPAHQPLAKPVTAITIGAGNRGMVYGGYAAKFTDQIKIVGVAEPIEFRNDRYAKIHNISKENRFNSWEDVFKRPKFADAVIISTPDALHYEPCMKALAMGYDILLEKPIAPTEKECRDILNLAKKNNRIVAVCHVLRYAPYFVKMKELIAKGAIGEVISVQHFEPIEHTHMAHSYVRGNWHNSKATTPIILAKSCHDLDIIKWVINKQSQKISAMGDLKWFKATNAPAGSTARCTDGCKVERECPYSAIKEYVDLNKRTSVFDVPAGTKDKKAFIAEKLKTTNYGRCVYRMENDQPDHYVTNIQFADSVTASFSMEAFTSYHGRRTRVMGSMGDLVGDMTELVHNDFRTTKETKFIPKAEDVEEYKNSGHGGGDWLLVRDFVQAVAQQNPALLTSTIDDSIESHLMGFMAEESRKKSKVMDIKM, encoded by the coding sequence ATGAACCGTAGAAATTTACTCAAGACACTTTCTTTTGCAGCGGGCGCCTCGTTAATTAGCACAGAGGTGTTGGCTAAAGTTGGCGAACGTTCGTTTTTATACAACATTCCAGATAACCCAGCACATCAACCACTAGCTAAACCAGTAACCGCAATTACCATTGGCGCTGGCAATAGAGGCATGGTTTACGGAGGTTATGCCGCAAAATTTACTGATCAGATTAAAATTGTTGGCGTTGCCGAACCTATTGAATTTAGAAATGATAGGTATGCGAAAATCCACAATATCTCTAAAGAGAACAGATTTAATAGCTGGGAAGACGTTTTTAAACGCCCAAAGTTTGCCGATGCGGTAATTATTTCTACTCCCGATGCATTGCACTACGAGCCTTGTATGAAAGCGCTGGCCATGGGTTATGATATCCTTTTAGAAAAACCTATTGCGCCAACCGAAAAAGAATGTAGAGATATTTTAAACTTGGCCAAGAAAAACAATCGAATTGTGGCCGTTTGCCATGTGTTGCGTTATGCGCCATATTTTGTAAAAATGAAAGAATTAATTGCTAAAGGTGCCATTGGCGAAGTAATTAGTGTGCAACATTTTGAGCCGATAGAGCATACACACATGGCCCATTCTTATGTGAGGGGAAACTGGCACAATTCTAAAGCAACTACACCTATTATTCTGGCCAAATCTTGCCACGATTTGGATATCATCAAATGGGTAATTAACAAGCAAAGCCAAAAAATATCGGCCATGGGCGATTTGAAATGGTTTAAAGCTACCAATGCACCAGCGGGAAGCACGGCACGCTGTACCGATGGATGTAAAGTAGAGCGAGAATGCCCTTATTCGGCCATTAAAGAATATGTAGATTTGAATAAGCGTACTTCTGTTTTTGATGTTCCGGCAGGTACAAAAGACAAAAAAGCATTTATTGCCGAGAAATTAAAAACTACCAACTACGGCCGCTGTGTATACCGCATGGAAAACGACCAGCCAGATCATTATGTAACTAATATTCAGTTTGCAGATAGCGTAACGGCAAGTTTCTCTATGGAAGCATTTACTTCTTACCATGGCCGTAGAACCAGAGTTATGGGCTCGATGGGCGATTTAGTAGGCGATATGACCGAGTTGGTACACAATGATTTTAGAACCACAAAAGAAACCAAGTTTATACCTAAGGCAGAAGATGTAGAAGAATATAAAAACAGTGGTCACGGTGGTGGCGATTGGCTTTTGGTTCGAGATTTTGTGCAAGCTGTAGCACAGCAAAACCCCGCTTTGCTTACTTCTACCATTGATGATTCGATAGAAAGTCATTTAATGGGCTTTATGGCCGAAGAAAGCCGCAAGAAAAGTAAGGTAATGGATATTAAGATGTAG